One Geoalkalibacter sp. DNA window includes the following coding sequences:
- a CDS encoding ACT domain-containing protein, with protein MKVEQISIFIENKSGRLAEVTRVLGEAGVNIRALSLADTSDFGILRLIVDKTDTAKDVLKSKGFTVNKTEVVAVEVPDRPLGLNSILQVLDEARINVEYMYAFVERCGENAVIIFRFDDTEGAIRVLTEKGVKVLVGERVYCM; from the coding sequence GAAAGTCGAGCAGATTTCCATTTTCATCGAGAACAAATCCGGCAGGCTCGCCGAAGTCACGCGCGTCCTGGGCGAGGCCGGCGTCAACATCCGCGCCCTGTCCCTGGCTGACACCTCCGATTTCGGCATCCTGCGGCTCATCGTCGACAAAACCGACACGGCCAAGGACGTGCTCAAAAGCAAGGGCTTCACCGTTAACAAAACCGAGGTGGTGGCCGTCGAGGTTCCGGATCGCCCCCTGGGGCTCAACAGTATCCTGCAAGTTCTCGATGAAGCGCGTATCAATGTCGAATATATGTACGCCTTCGTCGAGCGCTGCGGAGAGAATGCCGTCATCATCTTTCGCTTCGACGACACGGAGGGAGCCATTCGCGTGCTCACCGAAAAGGGCGTGAAGGTACTGGTCGGCGAGCGCGTTTATTGCATGTAA